ctttaagccacttaaagttgtgaccgcctctgtgatacacacttacAAATAGACAAACTCCctcccccaagctctctctctcgtttccggtgctgggacaggtggctgtggggcccgtgtgggggccgggccacggccatctTGGAGCCATGGGCCTGTTCCACCCGTGGAACCCctcccactgccttgctgtgggcagccggagtggcttggctctcccccctctccactgcgataagcaaaattccagctgcaaggtcgaggtgagattaacccttttagtgctgtgaagagctgaaaacctgagggaagagaaagaggagatgcttaaagctgaaagtctgttgtgaagctatgatatatcagagtatcccgttgtaatttcatgaagatatggggggcGGAGTGTTCAACTcacaagcaaaagcacctgcgctgagataggcagatgctgacgcagctgtaatttcatgagaagtttggacagggagagatggaccagatgaggacttttgctccaaatgggaaaggagaaacctcagttcctagagatgctcccagagatagtcctaaagatgaagatgaggaagaccctttgctcccagggaaggagaagggcctctgtttttgtttctgaacagctcaaccttaaaattgtaccccaaaaatttcaagagtggaccctcgaaagcagttgcgggaaaagctgcaagtcgggggaagggactcacatgcgagcagagagactcctcttcctaaatggactgaacaatatttggaagtgggcggctgtctcgttgtgataatgttttcatagcacgagcaagaagagacttctctttctaattggactgaacaaggttattatggaagtggtaaacagactgaacatcttaagggttgtctttttacattgtcagtgggagaagagaggaaggtggggggaggaggagagttctgaaggtatggtataattttttttttctttcccttcttttaggtctgttaataaacttctttatattctttcaagtttggtgcctgctttgcatttctcctaattcttatctcacagaagataaacagtaatgagtattttggaccaaaccactacacctgctcttctgctccctgcctttttcttccttgggttttttttccattaactgCTGGCCCTTTCACACCAGGAGTAttggaggagctgagctggacTCTCCCTTGAGGATTCGGGAAGCCCACATGGGTGCGGAAGGACGAGCCACGTCCCGCTGCTGCAGCCCCGTTCACAGCAGCCAGCCCCACTCTCACTCCCCGTGGTGGTAGGCAGCTTGTTTAACGGCCGCTGGCCTGGCAAACACAGCACCCGACCAAGCCGCGCTATTTTAGACAATCCTGAGAGATCTCGGCCAGATTTACTGTGCCACCGATGTAGGGCTCACACGGGACCCCCCTTCACAGGGTCCCCACGCAAAGCATTGGAGGGGAAATAAGTGATATTGTGGCAAATGATTCCCAGAGGGTTCATCAAGCAGCTCCCGCGCGCCCCGCCCCCCTTCCTCGTGCACCCGCGGCTTGCCTGTATGCACTCGGTAGTGTGCTTTCAAGTGGGAGGACTTCCCGTAGACCTTGTTGCAGCCGCTGTAGGGACACTTGTGCCGCTTCTCAGACACTAACTTCTCTTTGAGGGGCACGGTGTTGCGCTGCCCTGGTGCTGAGTCGCGTGCCGGGCTCAACCCGGGCTCTGTGGTCACGTCACTGTCAGAGCCTATGTCCTCGTCTGGGCTCTCCACGTTGCCGCTGCACACAGAAGGGACGGGCAGGGCCCGATACTTGTTCAGCTCCAGAAGGCTCTTGGCAATGGTCACCAAGGTGCAGTAGTCCTTCCAAGCGTCACGGGGGTCGCACAGATCCTTCCCC
This genomic interval from Corvus moneduloides isolate bCorMon1 chromosome W, bCorMon1.pri, whole genome shotgun sequence contains the following:
- the LOC116437408 gene encoding Krueppel-like factor 9, with the translated sequence MSVVAYMDFVAAQCLVSISNRSAMPEAAQLKGPGEEQVGKDLCDPRDAWKDYCTLVTIAKSLLELNKYRALPVPSVCSGNVESPDEDIGSDSDVTTEPGLSPARDSAPGQRNTVPLKEKLVSEKRHKCPYSGCNKVYGKSSHLKAHYRVHTGERPFPCTWPSCLKKFCRSDELTQHYRTHTGEKQFPCPLCKKRFMRSDHLTKHAWRHTEFHPSMIKRSKKSSSL